From Coffea arabica cultivar ET-39 chromosome 10e, Coffea Arabica ET-39 HiFi, whole genome shotgun sequence, one genomic window encodes:
- the LOC113712871 gene encoding acetyl-CoA carboxylase 1 isoform X1 translates to MSEAQRQPLVGGTNRSNGYMNGAISFRSPSTVSIVDEFCRALSGKRPIHSILIANNGMAAVKFIRSIRTWAYETFGTEKAILLVAMATPEDMKINAEHIRIADQFVEVPGGTNNNNYANVQLIVEMAEITHVDAVWPGWGHASESPELPDALGAKGIIFLGPPATSMGALGDKIGSSLIAQAAEVPTLPWSGSHVKIPPESCLVSIPEDIYSEACVYTTEEAIASCQVVGYPAMIKASWGGGGKGIRKVHNDDEVKALFKQVQGEVPGSPIFIMKVASQSRHLEVQLLCDQYGNVAALHSRDCSVQRRHQKIIEEGPITVAPLETVKKLEQAARRLAKCVNYIGAATVEYLYSMETGEYYFLELNPRLQVEHPVTEWIAEVNLPAAQVAVGMGIPLWQIPEIRRFYGMEHGAGYDAWRRTSVVATPFDFDQAVSTRPKGHCIAVRVTSEDPDDGFKPTSGKVQELSFKSKPNVWAYFSVKSGGGIHEFSDSQFGHVFAFGESRALAIANMVLGLKEIQIRGEIRTNVDYTVDLLHASDYRENRIHTGWLDSRIAMRVRAERPPWYLSVVGGALYKASASSAAVVSEYIGYLEKGQIPPKHISLVNSQVSLNIEGSKYMISMVRGGPGSYKLRMNESEIEAEIHTLRDGGLLMQLDGNSHVIYAEEEAAGTRLLIDGRTCLLQNDHDPSKLVAETPCKLLRYLVADGSRVDADTPYAEVEVMKMCMPLLSPASGIIHFKMSDGQAMQAGELIARLDLDDPSAVRKAEPFHGSFPVLGPPTAISGKVHQRCAASLNAARMILAGYEHNFGEVVQNLLSCLDNPELPFLQWQECFAVLANRLPKELRHELEAKYKEHEGISNLQNVDFPAKILRSVIEAHQMSCPDKEKGAQDRLVEPLLILVKSYEGGRESHARVIVQSLFEEYLSVEELFSDNIQADVIERLRLQHKKDLLKVVDIVLSHQGIKSKNKLILRLMEQLVYPNPAAYRDKLIRFSTLNHTNYSELALKASQLLEQTKLSELRSNIARSLSELEMFTEDGENMDTPKRKSAINERMEALVSAPLAVEDALVGLFDHSDHTLQRRVVETYVRRLYQPYLVKGSVRMQWHRSGLIASWEFLEEHIERKNWYQDQTLEKPLLEKHSDRKWGAMVIIKSFQLLPTILTAALRETTHSPQTTTSKGSILPASHGNMMHIALVGINNQMSMLQDSGDEDQAQERINKLAKKLREQEVSFSLRSAGVGVISCIIQRDEGRGPMRHSFHWSAEKQYYEEEPLLRHLEPPLSTYLELDKLKGYDKIQYTPSRDRQWHLYTVVDKPVPVQRMYLRTLVRQPTSSDSLTVYQGLDKERSQSLWAISFTSRSILRSLVSAMEELELHVHNTTVKSDHAHMYLYILQEQQIDDLLPYDKRVDINDGCEEAIVEKILQELAREINTSIGVRMHRLGVCQWEVKLWISSEGEANGAWRVVVANVTGHTCIVHVYREVEDPTEHKVVYHTITERGPLHGVPVNASYQPLGVLDRKRLLARKSNTTYCYDFPLAFKAALEMAWSCQHLGHKRPEDKVILEVTELIFANTGGNWGTPLVSVERQPGLNDVGMVAWSMKMSTPEFPSGRTILVIANDVTFKNGSFGPREDAFFQAVTEVACSLKLPLIYLAANSGARIGVAEEVKSCFRVGWSDESIPERGFQYVYLTPEDYARIGSSVIAHETKMTNGESRWVIDSIVGKEDGLGVENLSGSGAIASAYSRAYKETFTLTYVTGRTVGIGAYLARLGMRCIQRLDQPIILTGFSALNKLLGREVYSSHMQLGGPKIMATNGVVHLTVSDDLEGVSAVLKWLSFIPPYSGGPLPLLPPLDPPERPVEYLPDNSCDPRAAICGASDGSGNWLGGIFDRDSFVETLEGWARTVVTGRAKLGGIPVGIVAVETQTMMQVIPADPGQLDSHERIVPQAGQVWFPDSATKTAQALIDFNREELPLFILANWRGFSGGQRDLFEGILQAGSNIVENLRTYKQPVFIYIPMMGELRGGAWVVVDSKINPDHIEMYAERTAKGNVLEPEGLIEIKFRTKELLECMGRLDQQLIGLKAKLQEVKSTEAVDGLQQQIKAREKQLLPVYTQIATKFAELHDTSFRMAAKGVVRKVVDWADSRFFFYRRLYRRVVEDSLIRTVRDAAGDLLTYNSAMDMVKKWFMDSEFSGGKPDAWTNDEAFFSWKDDFTNYEEKLQELRVQKVLLQLTKIGDSALDLRALPQGLFALLQKVEPSAREQLVGELRAVFDRSSNS, encoded by the exons ATGTCAGAAGCCCAAAGGCAGCCTTTGGTGGGTGGTACTAATCGCAGTAATGGGTACATGAATGGTGCAATATCATTTAGGTCTCCCAGTACTGTGTCTATTGTTGATGAATTCTGTCGTGCACTTAGTGGAAAGAGACCAATCCATAGTatcttaattgcaaacaatGGAATGGCTGCTGTTAAGTTTATAAGGAGTATCAGAACATGGGCTTATGAGACATTTGGCACAGAGAAGGCAATTTTGCTAGTTGCAATGGCTACACCGGAGGACATGAAAATAAATGCAGAGCATATACGGATAGCTGATCAATTTGTAGAAGTACCTGGTGGAACCAACAATAATAACTATGCCAATGTTCAGCTTATAGTTGAG ATGGCAGAGATTACACATGTAGATGCAGTTTGGCCTGGATGGGGTCATGCATCTGAGAGTCCCGAACTGCCAGATGCTTTGGGTGCAAAAGGCATAATATTCCTTGGGCCTCCTGCCACATCTATGGGTGCTTTGGGAGATAAAATTGGTTCATCACTGATTGCACAAGCTGCTGAAGTACCTACCCTTCCATGGAGTGGTTCTCAT GTGAAAATTCCTCCAGAAAGCTGCTTGGTTTCTATTCCCGAAGATATATATAGTGAAGCTTGTGTTTACACCACAGAAGAAGCAATTGCTAGTTGTCAAGTTGTGGGATACCCTGCAATGATTAAGGCATCTTGGGGTGGTGGTGGTAAAGGCATTAGAAAG gTCCATAATGATGATGAAGTTAAGGCACTGTTCAAGCAAGTACAGGGTGAAGTTCCAGGATCCCCAATATTTATTATGAAGGTTGCTTCCCAG AGCCGGCATTTAGAGGTCCAATTGCTCTGTGATCAGTATGGCAATGTTGCAGCTCTTCACAGCCGTGATTGTAGTGTTCAAAGGAGACACCAGAAG ATTATTGAGGAAGGCCCAATAACTGTAGCTCCTTTAGAGACTGTGAAAAAACTTGAGCAGGCTGCTAGAAGATTAGCCAAATGTGTTAATTATATAGGAGCAGCAACTGTTGAGTATCTCTACAGTATGGAAACTGGGGAGTACTACTTCTTGGAGCTCAATCCACGGTTACAG GTGGAGCACCCTGTGACTGAGTGGATAGCTGAAGTAAATCTTCCTGCAGCTCAAGTCGCTGTTGGGATGGGTATTCCTCTATGGCAAATTCCAG AAATAAGGCGTTTCTATGGGATGGAGCATGGTGCTGGATACGATGCTTGGAGGAGAACATCAGTTGTTGCTACTCCATTTGATTTTGACCAGGCAGTGTCTACAAGGCCGAAAGGTCATTGTATTGCTGTTCGTGTCACAAGTGAGGATCCTGATGATGGTTTTAAGCCTACCAGTGGGAAAGTACAG GAGTTGAGTTTTAAAAGCAAACCAAACGTGTGGGCATACTTTTCTGTCAAG TCTGGAGGAGGTATCCATGAATTTTCTGATTCTCAATTTG GACATGTTTTTGCATTTGGAGAGTCAAGAGCCCTGGCTATTGCAAACATGGTTCTTGGGTTGAAGGAAATACAAATTCGAGGAGAGATTCGTACAAATGTCGATTATACAGTTGATCTATTACAT GCTTCAGATTATAGAGAGAATAGAATCCACACTGGCTGGTTGGACAGTAGAATCGCAATGAGGGTTAGAGCAGAAAGGCCACCTTGGTATCTGTCTGTGGTTGGAGGTGCTCTTTAT AAAGCTTCTGCTAGTAGTGCAGCTGTGGTTTCAGAATATATTGGTTATCTTGAAAAAGGACAAATTCCTCCAAAG CATATTTCACTTGTCAACTCCCAAGTTTCATTGAACATTGAAGGAAGCAAGTACATG ATAAGTATGGTTAGAGGTGGACCAGGAAGTTACAAATTGAGGATGAATGAATCAGAGATTGAAGCAGAAATACATACTTTGCGGGACGGAGGTTTATTAATGCAG CTGGATGGGAACAGTCATGTTATATATGCGGAGGAGGAAGCAGCTGGGACTCGCCTTCTAATTGATGGGAGGACTTGCTTGCTTCAG AATGATCATGATCCATCAAAGTTGGTAGCAGAGACACCATGCAAGTTGCTAAGGTATTTGGTTGCTGATGGCAGCCGTGTTGATGCTGACACGCCTTATGCAGAGGTTGAGGTCATGAAGATGTGTATGCCCCTTCTCTCACCTGCCTCTGGAATTATCCATTTCAAGATGTCGGATGGTCAAGCTATGCAG GCTGGTGAACTCATAGCAAGACTTGACCTGGATGATCCTTCTGCTGTAAGAAAAGCAGAGCCCTTCCATGGGAGTTTCCCAGTTCTTGGACCACCAACTGCTATCTCGGGAAAAGTTCATCAAAGGTGTGCTGCAAGTTTGAATGCAGCTCGGATGATTCTTGCAGGATACGAGCATAACTTCGGTGAA GTGGTTCAGAACTTGTTAAGCTGCCTGGACAATCCTGAGTTGCCTTTCCTTCAATGGCAAGAATGCTTTGCTGTTCTGGCAAATCGACTTCCCAAGGAGCTTAGACATGAA TTGGAAGCAAAATACAAGGAGCATGAAGGTATCTCGAACTTGCAGAATGTTGACTTTCCTGCAAAAATTCTCCGAAGTGTAATTGAG GCCCACCAAATGTCCTGCCCTGACAAAGAGAAAGGAGCTCAGGATAGACTAGTTGAACCATTACTCATTCTTGTCAAATCTTATGAAGGTGGAAGAGAAAGTCATGCCCGTGTTATAGTTCAATCTCTGTTTGAAGAATATTTATCTGTTGAAGAACTATTTAGTGACAACATCCAG GCTGATGTAATTGAGCGGCTTCGCCTTCAGCATAAGAAAGATCTGTTGAAGGTTGTGGACATTGTTCTTTCTCATCAG GGTATCAAGAGCAAGAACAAGTTGATATTGCGTCTCATGGAACAACTTGTATATCCAAATCCTGCTGCATACAGGGATAAACTAATTCGTTTCTCAACGCTCAATCATACCAATTACTCTGAG TTAGCTTTAAAGGCAAGTCAATTGCTTGAGCAAACAAAGTTGAGTGAACTTCGCTCTAACATTGCCAGAAGTCTTTCTGAGTTAGAAATGTTTACTGAAGATGGTGAAAACATGGATACTCCAAAGAGAAAAAGTGCCATAAATGAAAGAATGGAGGCACTTGTAAGTGCTCCTTTAGCAGTTGAAGATGCTCTAGTTGGTCTTTTTGATCATAGTGATCACACGCTTCAGAGGAGGGTTGTAGAAACTTATGTTCGTAGGTTGTACCAG CCCTATCTTGTAAAAGGTAGTGTTAGAATGCAGTGGCACAGATCTGGACTTATTGCTTCATGGGAGTTCCTGGAAGAGCATATAGAGAGGAAGAACTGGTATCAAGATCAGACACTAGAGAAACCATTACTTGAGAAACATAGCGATAGGAAATGGGGAGCCATGGTTATCATCAAGTCTTTCCAGTTACTGCCAACAATTTTAACTGCTGCACTAAGGGAAACAACACACAGTCCGCAGACAACAACATCCAAGGGATCTATTCTACCAGCTAGCCATGGTAACATGATGCACATTGCATTGGTGGGCATTAACAACCAGATGAGTATGCTTCAGGACAG TGGTGATGAAGATCAGGCTCAAGAAAGAATAAACAAGTTGGCAAAAAAATTAAGAGAACAAGAAGTAAGCTTTAGTCTGAGAAGCGCAGGTGTAGGCGTAATCAGCTGTATCATACAAAGAGATGAAGGTCGGGGCCCAATGAGGCACTCTTTTCACTGGTCAGCAGAAAAACAGTATTATGAAGAAGAACCTCTATTGCGCCACCTGGAGCCTCCTCTATCCACATACCTTGAACTG GACAAACTTAAGGGTTATGACAAAATACAATATACACCATCCCGTGACCGTCAGTGGCATCTGTACACAGTTGTGGATAAGCCTGTTCCAGTTCAGAGAATGTATCTCAGAACTCTTGTCAGGCAACCTACATCAAGTGATAGTTTAACAGTTTATCAAGGATTAGACAAGGAAAGGAGTCAATCTCTGTGGGCTATATCGTTTACGTCAAGGAGCATTTTGCGGTCACTGGTGTCTGCAATGGAGGAACTTGAACTGCATGTCCATAATACTACTGTCAAATCTGACCATGCTCATATGTATCTTTATATTTTACAGGAGCAACAAATAGATGATCTGTTACCCTACGACAA GAGGGTGGACATTAACGATGGGTGTGAGGAAGCTATAGTTGAGAAAATCTTGCAAGAGCTGGCACGTGAGATTAATACATCTATTGGTGTGAGAATGCATCGTTTAGGTGTTTGTCAGTGGGAGGTGAAGCTTTGGATATCATCTGAAGGAGAAGCAAATGGTGCTTGGAGGGTGGTTGTTGCAAATGTGACAGGACACACTTGTATTGTGCAT GTATACCGCGAAGTGGAAGACCCTACTGAACACAAAGTTGTCTACCATACAATAACTGAGAGGGGCCCTTTGCACGGTGTCCCTGTTAATGCATCATATCAGCCTTTGGGGGTATTGGATCGGAAACGCCTTTTAGCCAGGAAAAGCAACACCACTTACTGCTATGATTTCCCGCTG GCATTTAAAGCTGCCTTGGAGATGGCTTGGTCATGCCAACATTTAGGGCATAAAAGGCCTGAGGATAAAGTTATCCTCGAAGTGACAGAGTTAATTTTTGCTAACACTGGAGGTAATTGGGGTACTCCTCTTGTTTCTGTGGAGCGGCAGCCTGGGCTCAATGATGTTGGCATGGTAGCCTGGAGCATGAAAATGTCTACACCTGAGTTTCCTTCTGGACGGACAATTCTTGTTATAGCAAATGATGTGACCTTTAAAAATGGATCCTTTGGCCCGAGGGAGGATGCATTTTTCCAAGCAGTGACTGAGGTCGCCTGCAGTCTAAAACTGCCTTTAATATACTTGGCGGCCAATTCTGGTGCTCGTATTGGTGTCGCTGAAGAAGTAAAATCTTGCTTCAGAGTGGGGTGGTCTGATGAATCAATCCCTGAGCGCGGCTTCCAGTATGTATATTTAACTCCTGAAGATTATGCTCGGATCGGATCATCTGTAATAGCACACGAAACAAAAATGACAAATGGAGAATCACGGTGGGTAATAGATTCCATTGTGGGGAAAGAGGATGGTTTAGGGGTTGAGAACTTAAGCGGCAGTGGAGCCATTGCCAGTGCATACTCACGAGCATACAAGGAAACCTTCACCCTAACATATGTGACAGGCAGAACAGTGGGCATAGGTGCTTATCTTGCTCGGCTAGGTATGCGGTGCATACAAAGGCTTGATCAACCTATTATCCTGACTGGTTTTTCGGCATTAAATAAGCTTCTGGGTCGGGAGGTATATAGCTCCCACATGCAACTTGGTGGACCAAAAATTATGGCAACCAATGGAGTAGTTCATCTGACAGTTTCAGATGATCTTGAAGGGGTATCAGCTGTTTTAAAATGGTTGAGTTTCATTCCTCCTTACTCAGGGGGTCCACTTCCACTGTTGCCCCCCTTGGATCCTCCAGAGAGACCTGTTGAATATCTGCCAGACAATTCATGCGATCCACGTGCTGCTATATGTGGTGCTTCAGATGGCAGTGGAAACTGGTTGGGGGGGATATTCGACAGGGACAGCTTTGTCGAAACATTGGAAGGCTGGGCAAGAACTGTTGTTACTGGAAGGGCAAAGCTTGGAGGAATCCCCGTAGGAATAGTTGCTGTTGAGACTCAAACGATGATGCAAGTCATCCCTGCAGATCCTGGGCAGCTCGATTCCCATGAAAGGATTGTCCCTCAAGCAGGCCAAGTATGGTTTCCTGATTCTGCCACAAAAACAGCTCAAGCATTAATTGATTTCAACAGGGAAGAGCTGCCACTTTTCATTCTTGCAAACTGGAGAGGCTTTTCAGGTGGACAGAGGGACCTTTTTGAAGGCATCCTTCAAGCTGGGTCGAATATTGTCGAGAACCTTAGAACATATAAACAACCTGTTTTCATATACATACCTATGATGGGTGAGCTCCGTGGTGGAGCATGGGTTGTTGTGGATAGTAAGATCAACCCTGACCATATCGAGATGTATGCAGAACGAACTGCTAAGGGAAATGTTCTTGAGCCAGAAGGTCTAATTGAGATTAAGTTCCGGACAAAAGAGCTGCTGGAATGCATGGGTAGGCTTGATCAGCAGCTGATTGGTTTAAAAGCAAAACTTCAGGAGGTGAAGAGCACAGAAGCTGTAGATGGCCTGCAGCAACAGATAAAGGCTCGAGAAAAACAGCTTTTGCCAGTTTACACACAGATTGCTACAAAATTTGCAGAACTGCATGATACGTCATTTAGAATGGCTGCGAAAGGGGTAGTCAGAAAAGTTGTAGATTGGGCAGATTCCCGTTTTTTCTTCTATAGAAGATTGTACCGGAGAGTTGTTGAGGACTCACTGATAAGGACAGTAAGAGATGCTGCAGGCGACCTGCTGACTTACAACTCTGCAATGGATATGGTAAAGAAGTGGTTTATGGATTCTGAGTTTTCAGGAGGTAAACCAGATGCTTGGACGAATGATGAGGCTTTCTTCTCATGGAAGGATGATTTCACCAATTACGAAGAAAAGTTGCAGGAGTTGCGTGTGCAGAAAGTGCTGCTTCAATTAACAAAGATCGGTGATTCAGCACTGGATTTGCGTGCTCTACCTCAAGGTCTTTTTGCCCTGCTACAGAAG GTAGAGCCATCCGCTAGAGAACAATTGGTTGGCGAACTACGAGCAGTGTTTGATCGATCAAGCAATTCATAA